Proteins from a single region of Gammaproteobacteria bacterium:
- a CDS encoding putative ShlB/FhaC/HecB family hemolysin secretion/activation protein (Evidence 3 : Putative function from multiple computational evidences), with translation MKKSSIQTNQVKNFLLQVVLCGGVACSTGMIRPAQAGPASTPDAGSLLETLPAAPIMEEEAGKAVINVPATVSPTQETASADAKGPVITARRFIVNGATVFSADLLASLLDDLLDKPLPLSTILEGAERITKYYHNAGYFVARAFLPPQSGLRGEFRIDVVEGRIGEVKLSEIANDPGGRVGVHLAATLEAQGVTKDQLLERNRLERGLLLLGDIVGSEVQVGLRPGASVGASDLDLETEGKNRISGNVSLDNYGTRHTGIWRLNAGANLAHPLLAGDVLGLRGVVSQGMKYLLASYQFPLGHDGLKLGLNAGSLNYTLCCGAPTDSSGEAQTFTATASYPLILTQARALHLEGSLERKALKDEIKGANIDDKRINSLSLGVSGRQTAENLLQRGQVAFTRGKVDLSGNAESLAQDRNNARTNGSYDKFKLNYSARFQATTRHVLELRINGQYAPNNLDSSEKLSLGGIDGIRAYPTSEGSGDTGIIGRLEWAMPIQQETLPGQLGVNAFLDGGYIRLDAKPWPGGLAGRNQYGLSGIGIGGSWAGPKGMTLGTALATPLGNNPGRINGKDSDDKNDKARFWLMFNLPL, from the coding sequence ATGAAAAAATCAAGTATTCAGACCAATCAAGTGAAAAATTTTCTATTACAAGTTGTGCTCTGTGGTGGTGTTGCGTGTAGTACGGGAATGATTCGCCCCGCACAAGCAGGACCAGCGTCTACGCCAGATGCCGGCAGTCTTTTGGAAACCCTTCCCGCTGCGCCCATCATGGAGGAGGAGGCGGGTAAAGCAGTAATCAATGTCCCCGCCACAGTGTCTCCAACCCAGGAAACTGCGTCTGCGGATGCCAAGGGTCCAGTGATTACCGCACGACGCTTCATTGTGAATGGTGCAACCGTTTTCTCCGCCGATCTGCTCGCAAGCCTGCTTGATGACTTACTCGACAAACCCCTACCGTTGTCAACCATCCTAGAAGGCGCTGAACGTATTACCAAGTATTATCACAATGCCGGTTACTTTGTGGCGCGTGCTTTTTTACCTCCACAAAGTGGACTTCGGGGCGAGTTTCGTATTGATGTAGTCGAAGGCCGGATTGGCGAGGTCAAGCTCTCAGAAATAGCGAATGATCCTGGTGGACGGGTCGGGGTACACCTGGCTGCTACTTTGGAAGCACAGGGAGTCACTAAGGACCAATTGCTTGAGCGCAACCGCCTCGAACGCGGACTTTTGCTGCTCGGTGACATTGTTGGCAGCGAGGTCCAGGTCGGCTTGCGTCCTGGAGCCTCGGTGGGTGCCAGTGACCTCGATCTGGAAACTGAAGGAAAAAATCGCATCAGCGGCAATGTTAGCCTGGACAATTATGGTACGCGCCACACCGGCATTTGGCGCTTGAATGCCGGAGCGAATCTGGCCCACCCGTTATTGGCCGGCGATGTGCTCGGATTGCGCGGAGTGGTAAGCCAAGGAATGAAATATTTGCTTGCTTCCTATCAATTTCCTTTGGGTCATGATGGCCTCAAGCTCGGGCTTAACGCCGGATCGCTAAATTACACCTTGTGCTGTGGTGCGCCCACAGACAGCTCGGGTGAGGCCCAAACATTCACCGCTACTGCCAGTTATCCTCTTATCCTGACGCAGGCGCGCGCCTTGCACCTGGAGGGCAGTCTCGAACGCAAGGCACTCAAAGATGAAATAAAAGGGGCAAATATCGATGACAAGCGCATTAATTCCTTGAGCCTTGGAGTGAGCGGTCGTCAGACAGCGGAAAATCTATTACAACGGGGGCAGGTTGCGTTCACGCGTGGTAAGGTCGATCTCTCAGGTAACGCTGAGTCGCTGGCCCAAGATCGTAACAACGCACGAACAAACGGAAGTTACGACAAATTCAAGCTCAACTACTCGGCACGTTTTCAGGCCACGACCCGCCATGTGCTTGAGCTACGCATCAACGGCCAATACGCCCCAAACAATCTTGATTCATCCGAAAAGTTGTCATTGGGCGGGATTGACGGGATACGCGCCTATCCGACCAGTGAAGGCTCGGGCGACACTGGAATCATCGGGCGTCTAGAGTGGGCGATGCCCATCCAGCAGGAGACTTTGCCGGGCCAACTGGGGGTGAATGCTTTCCTGGATGGAGGATACATTCGCCTGGATGCCAAACCCTGGCCGGGAGGATTGGCAGGCCGCAATCAGTACGGATTGAGTGGAATCGGTATTGGTGGTTCCTGGGCGGGGCCAAAAGGTATGACGCTGGGTACCGCACTGGCAACTCCGCTGGGAAATAATCCCGGACGGATAAATGGCAAGGATTCCGATGACAAGAATGACAAGGCGCGTTTCTGGTTGATGTTCAATCTTCCTCTTTAA